Proteins from a single region of Polynucleobacter sp. KF022:
- a CDS encoding HAD hydrolase family protein, with amino-acid sequence MPSAFNTHNTNPLAQYPQAWERAGKVKLLVLDVDGVLTNGQVWIGADGKESLKAFDIQDGLGIKLLEQCGIPTAIITGRNSKMVLARCEELGIKHVHMGVDNKAIALAEVTKSLGLAAADCAVMGDDWPDMQMMKQAGLRICPAQGHEAVKEFAHLVTTRNGGNSAVREVCDLILKAQNRYEELLTKARN; translated from the coding sequence ATGCCTAGCGCTTTTAATACTCACAATACCAACCCTTTAGCCCAATACCCACAAGCCTGGGAGCGCGCAGGCAAAGTGAAGCTCTTGGTTCTGGATGTAGATGGTGTCCTCACGAATGGTCAAGTTTGGATTGGCGCAGATGGCAAAGAATCCTTAAAAGCTTTTGATATACAAGATGGATTAGGAATAAAGCTACTAGAGCAATGCGGCATTCCAACCGCCATCATCACCGGCAGAAATTCCAAAATGGTTCTAGCGCGCTGCGAAGAACTCGGAATTAAACATGTACATATGGGTGTTGATAACAAAGCAATTGCATTGGCAGAGGTGACTAAATCTCTGGGGCTTGCTGCGGCAGATTGCGCCGTCATGGGTGATGACTGGCCAGACATGCAAATGATGAAGCAGGCTGGCTTAAGAATTTGCCCAGCACAAGGTCATGAAGCAGTTAAAGAATTTGCGCACTTAGTTACTACCCGCAACGGAGGCAATAGTGCTGTTCGTGAAGTATGTGATCTGATTCTCAAGGCGCAGAATCGCTACGAAGAATTGCTCACTAAGGCTCGTAACTAG
- the lptC gene encoding LPS export ABC transporter periplasmic protein LptC yields MQLNTQKIKLGIGRTLLRLLPLILMGALTLATFWLVKKNTPPEKSPLERVRLHEPDYTIKNGALSALNELGSTKYRILGVKVTHYDDDASIDILTPRMRLFQPQKAPVTVKSDTGHLDGDLTILDLYDNASIFRPAQEATATQPATLRMQASSSYFKVLINDDIIETNRPITLEQGMSIMHSTDGGIFNNIEQSMALSGQVKGRIERAPRSNP; encoded by the coding sequence ATGCAACTGAATACCCAAAAAATCAAGCTAGGCATTGGTCGCACCTTATTGCGACTCTTGCCATTGATTTTGATGGGAGCACTAACGCTGGCTACTTTTTGGTTAGTGAAAAAGAATACCCCACCAGAAAAATCCCCTTTAGAACGCGTACGCCTTCATGAGCCCGACTACACAATTAAAAATGGCGCGCTATCCGCTTTAAATGAATTAGGCAGTACTAAATATCGAATCCTGGGCGTCAAAGTTACGCACTATGATGACGATGCATCGATCGACATCCTCACGCCCCGTATGCGCTTATTTCAACCCCAAAAGGCGCCAGTTACTGTTAAATCCGATACCGGACATCTTGATGGCGACCTCACTATTTTGGACTTGTACGACAACGCCTCTATTTTTCGCCCCGCCCAAGAAGCCACAGCTACACAGCCAGCTACCCTAAGAATGCAAGCCAGCTCAAGCTACTTCAAAGTACTAATCAACGACGACATTATTGAAACAAATCGTCCGATTACCTTGGAGCAAGGGATGTCGATCATGCACTCGACCGATGGTGGAATATTTAACAATATTGAACAAAGCATGGCGCTGAGTGGTCAAGTGAAAGGGCGCATTGAGCGCGCCCCGCGGAGCAACCCATAA
- the lptA gene encoding lipopolysaccharide transport periplasmic protein LptA produces the protein MPPLNYLLARTSVLGCFVLGLSMTNLANAEKADQDKPVILEAEKVSVNDVKQIYDLNGQVLLIKGSIIVTGEDGHITVDPQGYEFVDVIGSPNEVASFRQRREGPADEFMQGRGTQVTYDAKTEFLTITGDATLKRLLNMQMLDQLKGWKIEYDDVKQYYRVIPPKDAKPEDLPLARAILSPRRKATLEK, from the coding sequence ATGCCGCCATTAAATTACTTGCTAGCTCGCACTTCTGTATTGGGCTGTTTTGTCTTGGGACTCTCCATGACAAATCTAGCCAATGCCGAAAAAGCAGACCAAGATAAGCCCGTCATTCTGGAAGCAGAGAAGGTTTCCGTAAACGACGTTAAGCAAATATACGACCTCAATGGTCAAGTCCTTCTAATCAAAGGCAGCATTATTGTTACTGGTGAAGATGGGCACATTACAGTCGACCCTCAAGGTTATGAATTTGTTGATGTCATCGGTAGTCCGAATGAAGTAGCCAGCTTTAGACAGCGTCGCGAAGGACCTGCAGATGAGTTCATGCAAGGGCGCGGCACCCAGGTTACTTATGATGCCAAAACAGAGTTTCTAACAATCACTGGTGATGCTACCTTGAAACGCTTACTCAATATGCAAATGCTCGATCAATTAAAGGGCTGGAAAATTGAGTACGATGATGTAAAGCAGTACTATCGAGTCATTCCCCCCAAAGATGCAAAGCCGGAAGATCTACCCTTAGCAAGAGCAATCCTTTCACCAAGACGAAAAGCAACACTAGAGAAATGA
- the lptB gene encoding LPS export ABC transporter ATP-binding protein translates to MTSDLTQASNVPTLSAHNLQKRYGSRTVVRDVSVQVKCGEVVGLLGPNGAGKTTSFYMIVGLVPLDGGNIVLDGADITHLPIHERARMGLSYLPQEASVFRKLNVAENIQAVLELQVQGGKPLSKAEIASRLDELLGELQISHLRNNPALSLSGGERRRVEIARALASQPKFILLDEPFAGVDPIAVGEIQRIVRFLRDREIGVLITDHNVRETLGICDHAYIISEGSVLAEGKPDQIIQNDAVRRVYLGENFRM, encoded by the coding sequence ATGACATCGGATTTAACCCAAGCCAGTAATGTGCCTACTCTCAGCGCCCATAACCTTCAAAAACGTTATGGCTCAAGAACCGTGGTTCGCGATGTGTCTGTTCAAGTCAAGTGTGGCGAAGTAGTAGGGTTGCTTGGCCCTAATGGAGCAGGCAAAACAACCTCTTTCTACATGATTGTTGGCCTTGTCCCATTAGACGGCGGAAATATTGTTTTAGATGGTGCCGATATCACGCACCTACCGATTCACGAAAGAGCCCGAATGGGTCTTTCTTATTTGCCGCAGGAAGCTTCTGTATTCAGAAAGCTCAACGTCGCTGAAAATATCCAAGCCGTCCTTGAACTGCAAGTTCAAGGTGGCAAACCCCTTAGTAAAGCCGAGATTGCTAGCCGCCTAGATGAGCTATTGGGCGAACTCCAGATTAGCCATCTTCGCAATAACCCAGCCCTCTCCCTGTCAGGTGGCGAGCGTAGACGCGTGGAAATTGCTAGGGCTCTAGCTTCCCAGCCTAAATTTATCCTGCTAGATGAGCCCTTTGCCGGCGTTGACCCTATTGCTGTTGGGGAAATTCAACGAATTGTGCGCTTCTTGAGAGATCGTGAAATTGGGGTTCTGATTACCGACCACAATGTCCGTGAAACCCTAGGCATCTGCGACCACGCTTACATCATCAGTGAAGGCAGCGTGTTAGCCGAAGGGAAACCAGACCAGATCATTCAGAACGATGCCGTTAGAAGAGTCTATCTAGGCGAAAACTTCCGGATGTAA
- the raiA gene encoding ribosome-associated translation inhibitor RaiA → MNLKINSRHVEVTPAMRSHLEAGLAKIRKHFDHVIDASAFLIVDKAKEKDLRQSAEITIHLKGKDLFAEAHNADLYHAMDAVVDKLERQVVKHKEKIQDHHHEKHFE, encoded by the coding sequence ATGAATTTAAAAATTAATAGCCGTCATGTAGAAGTTACACCCGCAATGCGTTCACACCTTGAGGCAGGGCTAGCCAAAATTCGTAAGCACTTTGACCATGTGATTGATGCCTCCGCCTTCCTGATAGTAGACAAGGCCAAAGAAAAGGATCTTCGTCAAAGCGCCGAAATCACTATTCACCTAAAGGGGAAGGATTTGTTCGCTGAAGCACACAATGCCGATCTCTACCACGCCATGGATGCAGTGGTTGATAAACTTGAGCGTCAGGTTGTCAAACACAAAGAAAAAATCCAGGATCACCATCACGAAAAGCATTTTGAGTGA
- a CDS encoding PTS sugar transporter subunit IIA, protein MNALTHLFTPDCIALDVPAKSRADAFAAAGDLFAKQTGIDANSVVEFLNAREALGSTALGAGVAIPHGRVKGLKLPSAAFMRLQNPIEFAAPDGEAVSILIFLLVPEKATQQHLEILSSIAQLLSDADARQTLLSSSDSSTVCDLLQRWGTAK, encoded by the coding sequence ATGAATGCCCTGACCCATCTTTTTACTCCCGACTGCATTGCATTAGATGTTCCCGCTAAAAGCAGGGCTGATGCATTTGCAGCCGCTGGAGATCTATTTGCCAAGCAAACAGGTATCGATGCAAATTCTGTAGTCGAATTCCTTAATGCCCGTGAAGCTTTAGGATCTACCGCCTTAGGTGCTGGTGTAGCCATTCCTCACGGACGAGTTAAAGGACTGAAGCTGCCGAGCGCCGCATTTATGCGACTACAAAACCCAATTGAGTTTGCAGCCCCAGATGGCGAGGCAGTATCAATCTTGATTTTTTTATTGGTGCCTGAAAAAGCCACACAACAACATTTAGAAATCCTATCCTCAATTGCTCAACTGCTCTCTGATGCGGATGCACGCCAGACATTGCTTTCATCATCAGACTCCTCAACAGTTTGTGACCTTCTCCAGCGCTGGGGCACGGCAAAATGA
- the hprK gene encoding HPr(Ser) kinase/phosphatase: MTQPLLLDGVTAQQIFDDNVSDLKLSWIGGLEGADRTFPPEAVKAAAASSDLVGHLNLIHPSRIQIFGEQEVDYHAVLEPKQRQDQIASLISKTPPCVIVADGKSADPDLQLFCQRSSTPLFTTAISAAEVIDHLRTYLTKIGAPQITMHGVFMDILGLGVLLTGESGLGKSELGLELISRGHGLVADDAVDFARLGPDYIEGRCPVILRNLLEVRGLGLLDIRTIFGETAVRRKLKLRLIVQLVRRTDGEFERLPLEAQHIDVLGIPIRTVKIQVAAGRNLAVLVEAAVRNTILQLRGIDTLKEFIERQRLQMNAEADSIKSQGRLL; this comes from the coding sequence ATGACTCAGCCATTACTCCTAGACGGCGTAACCGCTCAGCAGATTTTTGATGACAATGTTTCGGATTTAAAACTATCTTGGATTGGTGGCCTTGAAGGTGCTGACCGCACTTTTCCACCGGAGGCCGTAAAGGCCGCTGCTGCGAGTTCAGACTTGGTAGGCCATTTAAACCTAATTCACCCAAGCCGTATTCAAATCTTTGGGGAACAGGAAGTCGACTATCACGCTGTCCTGGAGCCAAAACAAAGACAAGATCAAATTGCGAGCTTAATTTCTAAGACACCACCTTGTGTCATCGTAGCTGATGGCAAGAGTGCAGATCCTGACTTGCAACTTTTCTGCCAGCGCTCCTCAACACCTTTGTTTACTACTGCAATTTCTGCAGCCGAGGTGATTGATCATTTGCGCACTTACTTAACCAAAATTGGTGCGCCTCAAATAACGATGCATGGTGTCTTTATGGACATCTTAGGCCTAGGCGTCCTCCTCACTGGTGAATCCGGTCTTGGCAAGAGTGAATTGGGTCTTGAGTTGATCTCACGTGGCCATGGCCTGGTTGCCGATGATGCAGTGGACTTTGCGCGGCTTGGACCTGATTACATTGAGGGTCGCTGCCCCGTTATCTTGCGTAACTTACTCGAAGTTCGTGGATTGGGTTTATTGGATATCCGTACGATCTTCGGTGAAACAGCCGTTCGTCGCAAATTAAAACTGCGCCTAATTGTTCAGCTTGTACGCAGAACTGATGGTGAATTCGAACGCCTACCTCTCGAAGCTCAACATATTGATGTCTTGGGCATTCCAATCCGCACCGTCAAAATTCAAGTTGCAGCTGGCCGCAACTTAGCCGTACTCGTTGAAGCTGCTGTGCGTAATACGATTTTGCAATTGCGTGGCATTGATACCTTAAAAGAATTTATTGAGCGCCAACGCCTGCAGATGAATGCTGAGGCAGACTCCATTAAGTCACAGGGCCGCTTACTTTAA
- the rapZ gene encoding RNase adapter RapZ — protein sequence MQINLITGISGSGKSVALRAFEDAGYDCVDNLPVSLLDNLITTLEKEQCERVAVAIDARRGQSIADLPSTLENLRKNHQVRVVFLNADTNTLVQRFSETRRRHPLSTNAKQSQSATLIEAIDKERNLLEPLRAQAHSIDTSNIPAHALRSWIQDLLKDKPVGLTVVFESFGFKKGVPSEADLVFDVRCLPNPHYDKVLRPLTGNDKPVKEFLEKIPEVVNMEADITQFIHRWLPHYIADGRSYLTVAIGCTGGQHRSVYLVNRLSEHFRNQKDFSNLQLNFLDRHRELDSIPAAKP from the coding sequence ATGCAAATTAATCTGATTACCGGAATCTCAGGCTCAGGTAAATCAGTAGCCCTGAGGGCGTTTGAAGATGCGGGCTATGACTGCGTCGACAACCTTCCTGTTTCTCTTTTAGATAATCTCATCACCACTCTAGAAAAAGAGCAGTGCGAACGAGTTGCAGTTGCGATAGATGCGCGTCGCGGACAATCTATTGCTGACCTGCCATCCACTCTTGAGAATTTACGCAAAAATCATCAGGTCCGAGTTGTTTTTCTAAATGCAGACACCAATACTTTGGTTCAGCGCTTTTCAGAAACTCGCCGTCGCCACCCCTTATCAACCAATGCCAAGCAGTCCCAATCCGCAACGCTTATCGAGGCAATTGATAAAGAACGTAACCTGCTAGAGCCCTTGCGCGCCCAAGCCCATAGCATTGATACCAGCAACATTCCTGCTCATGCGCTGCGCTCCTGGATTCAGGACCTACTCAAAGACAAGCCCGTCGGTCTCACTGTGGTGTTTGAATCGTTTGGCTTTAAAAAAGGTGTTCCTAGCGAGGCAGATCTTGTTTTTGATGTGCGCTGCCTACCAAACCCCCACTATGACAAAGTTCTAAGGCCGCTGACTGGCAATGATAAACCTGTAAAAGAATTCTTAGAGAAAATTCCAGAGGTAGTAAACATGGAAGCGGACATCACACAATTCATTCACCGCTGGCTACCTCATTACATTGCTGACGGACGCAGTTATTTAACGGTGGCTATTGGCTGTACTGGGGGTCAACATCGTTCGGTCTATTTAGTCAACCGCTTAAGTGAGCACTTTAGAAATCAAAAAGACTTTAGTAACTTGCAGCTTAATTTTTTAGATCGCCACCGCGAACTAGACTCAATTCCTGCAGCAAAACCTTAA
- the mutY gene encoding A/G-specific adenine glycosylase has translation MSKTLINTFAPKLIAWHGVSGRSGLPWQGNRDPYAVWISEIMLQQTQVATVLERYPRFMKRFPMVKKLAAADIDEVLAEWAGLGYYSRARNLHSCAQQVMAEFGGKFPSDPVLLEQLKGIGRSTAGAIAAFAFHERAPILDANVKRILARLFAVDVAIQDKLVNDRLWKLSADLLPIKPADMPVYTQALMDFGATWCTSRKPVCLGSEKKCPFAKDCQANLSDQVLLLPQKAKKTKSPEFDCNMLLIRSGNSVLLQKRPSKAIWGGLWSLPESPWVAKVQSAKDVNLSPQDLLKAALPQESIATIAKACKSFVKLDEIKHVFTHRRLWMHIWQASCSKELPFANPDLKWVSLSQLGRYGLPQPIKVLLQELSLVRGGDLKN, from the coding sequence ATGTCAAAAACGCTGATCAATACCTTTGCTCCCAAGTTAATTGCTTGGCATGGGGTCAGTGGACGTTCGGGCTTGCCCTGGCAAGGCAATCGAGATCCATATGCAGTTTGGATCTCAGAAATTATGTTGCAACAAACTCAGGTTGCTACAGTACTTGAGCGCTACCCACGTTTTATGAAGCGCTTTCCAATGGTTAAAAAATTAGCTGCTGCAGATATTGATGAAGTTTTAGCAGAATGGGCTGGTTTAGGTTATTACTCTCGCGCTAGAAATTTACATTCATGTGCGCAGCAAGTCATGGCTGAATTTGGGGGCAAGTTTCCCAGTGATCCCGTTTTGCTTGAGCAATTAAAAGGAATTGGACGCTCTACAGCTGGTGCGATCGCAGCTTTTGCTTTTCATGAGCGCGCGCCGATTTTGGATGCAAATGTCAAACGCATCCTGGCGCGCTTATTTGCGGTGGATGTAGCTATTCAAGATAAGTTAGTAAATGATCGACTTTGGAAGCTGTCTGCAGACTTGCTACCAATAAAGCCTGCTGATATGCCGGTGTATACGCAGGCCTTAATGGACTTCGGAGCTACTTGGTGCACATCGCGCAAACCGGTCTGTTTAGGCTCTGAAAAAAAATGCCCATTCGCAAAAGACTGTCAGGCTAATCTAAGTGATCAGGTACTTTTACTGCCTCAGAAAGCCAAGAAGACAAAATCCCCTGAATTTGATTGCAATATGTTGTTGATACGTTCAGGCAATTCAGTTTTGTTGCAAAAGCGCCCCAGCAAAGCGATATGGGGCGGCCTCTGGTCTTTACCTGAGTCACCATGGGTGGCGAAGGTGCAGAGCGCCAAAGACGTTAATTTAAGCCCACAAGATTTACTGAAAGCTGCATTGCCACAAGAAAGCATTGCGACCATTGCAAAGGCTTGTAAATCTTTTGTAAAGCTAGATGAGATAAAGCATGTCTTTACCCATAGGCGTTTATGGATGCATATATGGCAAGCAAGCTGCTCAAAGGAATTGCCGTTTGCAAATCCAGATCTAAAGTGGGTATCCTTAAGTCAGTTAGGGCGCTATGGCCTACCGCAGCCAATTAAGGTTTTGCTGCAGGAATTGAGTCTAGTTCGCGGTGGCGATCTAAAAAATTAA
- the mutM gene encoding bifunctional DNA-formamidopyrimidine glycosylase/DNA-(apurinic or apyrimidinic site) lyase, with protein sequence MPELPEVEVTRLGIAPHLEGRKVTAVKIIDGRLRWPVPTSLVKTLPGQKISNIERRGKYLLLEMDTGYLLIHLGMTGTLRVLPSSESLKTHDRVTLEFGKLSLRLHDPRKFGAVLWHPKTKGPIEKFTLLQKLGVEPFSEEFSGELGTEILYKASRKRSVAVKQFLLAGQAVVGVGNIYCSESLFEAGIHPTKAAGKLTRPQCSRLAKAVRLILKKAIDAGGSSLKDFVNSDGDPGHFMVQTKVYDRKGLPCKVCKTPISQIVQGQRSTYFCSQCQKR encoded by the coding sequence ATGCCAGAACTTCCAGAAGTAGAAGTTACCCGATTAGGAATCGCACCCCACCTTGAGGGTCGCAAAGTCACCGCCGTCAAAATTATTGATGGGCGCTTGCGTTGGCCCGTGCCTACCAGTCTAGTCAAAACCTTGCCTGGGCAAAAGATCAGCAATATAGAGCGGCGCGGCAAGTATCTTTTATTGGAAATGGATACAGGTTACTTACTGATTCATTTAGGCATGACGGGAACCTTGAGAGTGTTACCAAGTTCAGAATCTCTGAAGACGCATGATCGCGTAACACTGGAGTTTGGTAAGTTGAGCTTGCGTTTGCATGATCCCCGAAAATTTGGGGCTGTTTTATGGCACCCAAAAACTAAAGGCCCCATTGAAAAATTTACGCTTTTGCAAAAGCTGGGCGTTGAGCCATTTTCTGAAGAGTTTTCAGGTGAATTGGGTACGGAGATTTTGTATAAAGCATCGCGTAAGCGTAGCGTTGCAGTCAAACAATTTCTTTTAGCGGGGCAAGCTGTTGTTGGTGTTGGTAATATTTATTGCTCTGAAAGTTTATTTGAGGCCGGCATACATCCTACTAAGGCAGCAGGCAAGCTGACTAGACCGCAATGCTCTCGTCTTGCAAAGGCCGTCCGATTAATACTGAAAAAAGCCATTGATGCAGGCGGCAGCTCATTAAAAGATTTTGTCAATAGTGATGGTGATCCCGGACATTTCATGGTGCAAACCAAAGTCTATGATCGCAAGGGCTTGCCATGCAAGGTATGCAAAACACCCATTAGTCAGATAGTGCAGGGTCAGCGCTCAACCTACTTTTGTTCTCAATGTCAAAAACGCTGA
- a CDS encoding lipoprotein insertase outer membrane protein LolB, whose amino-acid sequence MIKFALRPLLKGLFLAALTSGVVSHVYAQPQPNGLQTGEAIFEVLASEIALQRGEAGLAYNTYLEMARQYKDPRLAQRAMEIAIAGGSPDLAMQAAKTWDELSPASETKPKEVLVTLLILSNRWSDAVKPAIALLRQQTPAQQENTLLQLQALLAKAKDESEALRAFYEIASTVKIAPKDPGLLYTYAMSAEKAGRIDVMEKTLRDILRKNPNDANTLNALGYSLADRNEKLPEAFALISKAHQLSPKDSFILDSLGWVNFRLGKNTLALEQLQQAFAMKPEADIAAHVGEVLWVMNRHTEAEEMWRQGQKLDANNPTLKETLKRFKPDWTRDDQAAKGAWDGRFAVKVIGLTEAQNQGGSGGFTLTQDALIDTLEIRNPMGGSIAKIIIRPGEASLESDGKVVTAVDADTLVQNTLGLPLPARGLSNWLRGEVRAGSEASVDRNANGQVNKISQDGWDLVYTWSNTGRLEKLTMTRSSNIGSIDIRLVFDRPND is encoded by the coding sequence ATGATTAAATTTGCACTAAGACCTTTATTAAAGGGTTTATTCCTGGCAGCCTTGACTAGTGGAGTCGTTTCACACGTCTACGCACAGCCACAGCCAAATGGATTGCAAACGGGCGAAGCGATCTTTGAGGTGCTTGCCTCCGAAATTGCCCTTCAGCGGGGCGAGGCTGGCTTGGCTTACAACACCTATCTGGAGATGGCGCGCCAATATAAAGACCCAAGGCTGGCTCAAAGAGCAATGGAAATAGCCATTGCGGGTGGATCTCCAGATTTAGCTATGCAGGCAGCTAAGACCTGGGATGAGCTATCTCCAGCCTCAGAAACAAAACCCAAAGAAGTATTGGTGACTCTGCTGATCCTCAGCAATCGTTGGTCAGATGCCGTCAAGCCAGCGATTGCTTTGCTACGCCAACAAACTCCTGCTCAACAAGAAAATACTCTCTTGCAGTTACAAGCATTGCTTGCTAAAGCAAAAGATGAGTCTGAAGCGCTACGCGCCTTTTATGAAATTGCCTCCACCGTCAAAATAGCCCCCAAAGATCCAGGCTTGCTGTACACCTACGCTATGTCTGCCGAGAAAGCGGGACGCATTGATGTAATGGAAAAAACCTTGCGCGATATTCTGCGCAAAAATCCAAATGATGCGAATACATTAAACGCTCTTGGATATTCTTTGGCGGATCGGAACGAGAAGCTACCGGAAGCATTTGCACTCATCAGCAAAGCACACCAACTGTCTCCGAAAGACAGTTTTATTTTAGATAGTCTAGGTTGGGTGAATTTTCGTCTTGGGAAAAACACACTTGCATTAGAGCAACTACAGCAAGCATTTGCTATGAAACCAGAGGCAGATATTGCGGCTCATGTTGGTGAAGTACTGTGGGTCATGAATCGCCATACTGAAGCAGAAGAGATGTGGCGACAAGGTCAAAAATTGGATGCCAATAATCCAACCCTGAAAGAAACCTTAAAACGTTTTAAACCTGATTGGACAAGGGATGATCAAGCTGCCAAGGGTGCATGGGACGGGCGCTTCGCCGTCAAAGTAATAGGCTTAACAGAGGCTCAAAATCAAGGTGGTTCTGGTGGTTTTACCTTAACCCAAGACGCACTAATAGATACCTTAGAGATACGCAATCCTATGGGTGGATCTATTGCAAAAATAATTATCAGGCCAGGTGAAGCAAGCTTGGAGAGTGATGGCAAGGTAGTAACAGCAGTAGATGCAGATACCTTGGTGCAAAACACACTGGGACTGCCACTCCCAGCACGGGGGCTGTCAAACTGGTTAAGGGGTGAGGTGCGTGCCGGTAGTGAAGCGAGCGTTGATAGAAATGCTAATGGCCAGGTGAATAAAATTAGTCAGGATGGCT